A single region of the Melospiza melodia melodia isolate bMelMel2 chromosome 7 unlocalized genomic scaffold, bMelMel2.pri SUPER_7_unloc_1, whole genome shotgun sequence genome encodes:
- the LOC134432746 gene encoding zinc finger protein 239-like: MEQEEKPWRFRTRRGSKPSPGSCGEERAPLSQEGGRRCSQSSELVEKPHGREKPHKCLECGKGFSRSLDLIQHQVIHTGEQPYECEECGKRFSWSSSLTRHQRIHTGERPFECEECGKSFSQSSILMQHQRIHTGEKPFECGECGMSFRQRGSLMQHQMIHSGDRPYECGECGMSFSQKGHLMQHHRIHTGGKPYECGECGKSFSQSSGLRRHERIHTGEKPYECGECGKSFSMKCKLTEHQKIHSEEKPYKCGECGRSFRGSSALIRHQAIHSGERPYTCLECGKSYGWHTELRKHHQRVHSGEKPYKCPQCGKRFHRSSDLLIHERSHREERPFRCPDCGKGFKLNSHLTLHRRIHTGERPYECGECGMRFSSSSILTKHQRRRH, from the coding sequence ATGGAgcaggaggaaaagccctggagattccgcacgaggaggggcagcaaacccagcccagggagctgcggGGAGGAAAGAGcccccctgagccaggaaggcggccggagatgcagccagagctcagagctggtggagaAGCCCCATGGCAgagagaagccccacaagtgcttggaatgtgggaagggttTTAGTCGGAGCTTAGACCTGATCCAGCACCaggtgatccacactggggaacagccctacgagtgtgaggagtgtgggaagcgtttcagctggagctccagcctgacgcggcaccagaggatccacactggggagaggccctttgagtgtgaggagtgtgggaagagcttcagccagagctccatcCTGATGcaacaccagaggatccacactggggaaaagccctttgaatgtggggaatgtggaaTGAGCTTCAGGCAGAGGGGGAGCCTGATGCaacaccagatgatccacagcGGGGACCggccttacgagtgtggggaatgtgggatgagcttcagccaGAAGGGCCACCTGATGCAACACCACAGGATCCACACAGGAggaaagccctatgagtgtggggaatgtgggaagagcttcagccagagctctggcctgaggagacatgagaggatccacactggggaaaagccctatgagtgtggggagtgtgggaagagcttcagcatgAAATGCAAGCTGACGGAACACCAGAAGATCCACTCTGAGGAaaagccctacaagtgtggggaatgtgggaggaGCTTCAGAGGAAGCTCGGCCCTGATTCGGCATCAGGCGATCCACTCAGGGGAACGGCCCTACacctgcttggaatgtgggaagagctatgGGTGGCACACTGAGCTGAGAAAACACCACCAGCGTGTTCActctggggagaagccctacaagtgtccccagtgtgggaagaggtttcacaggAGCTCCGATCTCCTCATACATGAGCGGAGTCAcagggaggagaggcccttccgctgccccgactgcgggaaaggcttcaagcTAAACTCCCACCTCACCctgcaccggcgcatccacacgggggagaggccctacgagtgtggggagtgtgggatgaGATTCTCATCGAGCTCAATCTTGACAAAACATCAACGAAGGCgccactaa